In Colletotrichum higginsianum IMI 349063 chromosome 1, whole genome shotgun sequence, the DNA window GTTGGAGGTGCCGTCGAAAATGTGTGTCGGGCATCTTTTTGTTCCAACAGCTATAGTTATAtgcagagggggggggggtttaCCAGTCTTGAGTTCTTGGTCTAGAAACCTCGCTCATTTTGGCGAGACATACATGCTAGTTTCTGGCTGTTCTTTCTTTTGATTCTCGGAGGCAGATcagggaggggggtgatTGTCGGACGGAGAAATCAGACGCAGattctcgacgtcgtcgtcggacgAACCAGATCATCAACAGGCAAAGAAGGCAGACAGGCTAGCAGAAAGTCTCCGTATCTTGGCGTCTCGGATTATTTCCATTGAGGTGGATCCACGGACCAGTCAGGCTCCTTCTTGAATCCACATTTGAATCTGCCTCGGATTGTCAGGGCACACACAGGGATCGCCGTGTTGCTGCAAGTCCGCTGTAACCGCCGCTCCCGGGTCGCCGTGTCTGATGATATGCAGCGGCATTGATATCGTACAAGGCTTCCAGATGATATTACGGGCTCGAATGCTATAAATGCTTCTGGATTTCCCGCTTCGACTTGTCTGTTGCACTCTTCAACCACCAAGCTCGTTTTCCAGTCTTCGGCAAAAGCCTCTTCCTGCGTTGCCCGTCCAAAGATTACCGCCATCAACTCTAAGTTCCAGCAACAACAGTCTGCTCATCCTCCagaaaaaaaccaaaaaacATGCAACTCTCCTATCTCTATGCCGCTCTTTTCTTGGCGGTTGGAGCAACCGCTCAAACATGCACCGGGACTCTCACGTACTGCACTGGTTCAATATGCAACTGTTTCTTCGACGGAGCTGCGGAAGAATTGAACAAGATTTGCCAAGGAATGGGATTTGAAAGATCACTGGGACCTTCTCGAACCACGACTGGAGGTGTAAGTTGCGCTTCGTTCCGTGCGTGTGGTCTCTCCGTCTTACAACCTACTACAGGATTCCCGCTGCGATCACCAGTGCTGCAACGGTTAAGTTGGGGGGGGCAACCTTTCGTCTTGGATTTGACGCCTTTTTTACCCAGTACTACTTTGGGtttcttctgctgctgcttgggGAGGGGACACGTCCGCAGGAGACTCGGGATGATGTTTCAAATTTATAAAAAGAAAAATCGAAGATCTGATAACTATAGATATCAAAGTACTCTTACACACAATCTTTGGGGTGCCAACTTCGTTACTTGAACACCCACCAGCATATGTTGCCCAACCCAATCACTTTCGTAACGCCTGGGTGGTTCTTATCAACAGGTCAGAGACATTGAAGACGGAGCTCACGGAGAGCCCATCAGTAATCGAATTTCAGGTTCGGTTTCCAAAGCACACCAGCCGTTAGTGTACACATGGTATCGTAGCATCGGATAAACGAGTCATGTAACATCAGACTTTTGCGTCACAAAGCAGACTCGATACATCACAGCTGCCTTCGACGTGTGTCAACAATCGGCCACAGACCTATAACTCTCGATTCGCCTCCGCGAGCATGGAATGGCATCGAGATACCTGGTGGTAGTAATACGACATTGATGTAGTGAATTACGTCTACAAGTTCTTCACCTACGTTGACGTGTCTCCAACCTCTGGTAACTCCTAACCTACTTCCCCACCCCCATCACCCGCCGCCACTGCTTCAGACTCGGCAGAGACGACCGTTCTGGGTTGGCaggccctcgagctggcGCGTCACGTACCAGCTCTCGCTGCCGACACCCAGGTTGGCGTAGAAGACTCCCGTGGGGTCGATCTTGTTCTTGAGggcgaggagacgggcgTACTTCTCGGTGCCATAGAAGGACTGCTGGAAGTCGGGCTCGGTCACGTCGCCCTCGCTCGCgtacccgccgccgccgggtgTGACGTCCCGCCAGGGCTGCATCCACTCGTTGGTCAGCAGCTTGGACTTCTCGgccgcgacctcggccggggTGCCGACGTCCCACTGGAGGACCGAGATGGCGAACATGGCGGAGCCGCGCCAGGCCGGGTTGACGGCGTTGTCGGGATACGGGCCGGGCCCGCCCGTgatgccgaagccgatgATCTGGCCGCCCTTGTCGCTAAGGCCCTTGAGGGCCTCGAAGGTGGCGTCAAACTTGGCCGCGTCGGAAAAGTTCTCGGTGGGGAAGAGGCGGCAGGCCgtcttggcggcggtgccgccgacgatcTCCTTGGGGAAGCCGGCCTTCCAGGCGGGCAGGAAGCTCTTGTGCTCGGTGTAGAccgggtcgacgacgatgccgagctcgGCCCACTTGGCGAAGAGGGGCGCGGTGAGGGccttgagctcggcgagggtcATGTTCGGGGCAAACCAGGGGAGCATCGTGAAGGTCAGGGAGCCCGGGCCGGTGTGGAAGATGTTCCAGTACTCGTAGTTTCCGGCGGCGTTCCAGGTGGGGAGACCCTCCCAGTAGGCCTTGACACCGGCCCAGAAGGCGTCGTGGCTTACGGTCTCGCTGGTGCTGAAGCTGAAGGtcatgacggcgacggtgtcgaGCTTGGGATaggccttgacgacgtacgaaGTGACAACACCGAAAGTGTCTGAATGGGGTCCGTCAGTTGAGAGATCCTCTACTAAAGATTGTTTTGTTATGCATGCTtactgccaccaccaccgcggAGGGCCCAGAACAGCTCCGTGTTCTGTTTCTCGTTGGCAGTCACGAAGCGGCCGTCAGGggtgacgacgtcgatgctCAAGACCTAGGAAACAAGAGTCAGTCTTGCCATGGTGCATCCCGAAAGGAGGCAATAAGAGACGGGGGGTAGGTCTCACCGAGTCAGCGGCAATGCCGTACTTGGGCGAGAGCGGCgagtggccgccgccggcaaggtAGCCTCCGGCGAAGCCAACAGTCATGCCCTCGCCTCCGACAGCGGTTACGCCGAACCTCTCTGCGGCCTCGTAGAGCTCGAAACCCTGCacaccggcggcgaccttgatAGCCGGGCCGGCGTACGAGGGGGTCGTGTAGGCCTTGTGGAAGCTGATGCTCTTCAGAAGATGGGTCCAGATGGAGAGGGCACCGGAACCGGTGGAGCGGCCGTTGAAGTCGTGGCCGGTGTTCTTGACCACCAGGCGGAGGTTGAGGTTGCGGGCAAAGTTGACGGCCAGCTGGATCTGGGCGACGTTGGtggccttgacgacgtacgaggGGAACCCGCCGACGGTGCAGGTGCCGGCAGAGCTGTTGTCGACCGAGGGCGGCATGCAGGTCAGGCCCTGGTACAGGGGACTCATGATCGAGGTAGGGTCGTCGGCGCTTGAGAAATGTTAGCATACACACGTGGGTGTGAGTTCTTGGGTTGTAAAATGTGTGTAGTAAGTTACTTACTGGATGGTCGAGTTCGTCCACTGGTTGGTGATGTACTCGCAGCGAGTGGCATCATAGTTGCCATAGTCGTCGAAACAGGAGGCGCCAATGGGCACAGTCTCACTGACGGCAAAACCAGTGAGGAGGTTGAAGATGTTCCATACGGGTTTGCTGGGCCACAGGAAGTCGCCGGGGTACGTCTTGCATTTGTTGAAGGTGCGGGCGGCGCCTGAACGCTTCTCGCGCGCGGCTGTGGTGTCGAAGTCGAATAGAGAAATGttggagagggagaggtCCGTGAGGTTTGCCAGGACGGCATCGGTCAGCTGGAcgctctcctcgtcgagaagatcGGAAGCAGCCGTGAAGACGGACTCAGCGGCCGGGGCCACGGTCGACTCGTTGGCCTCTACAAGGGGGGGAACAATGGTAGGTTAGTCATGATGCCAGTCAACGACCCACGAGGCACGGGGTGAAGCCCTCAGGGATCAAAGAAAAGTCAAAACAAAGGAACCGAGACGACATACCAAGGACTGTATCATCAACGACGATGGTCTGGGCCCAGGCCAGAGGCAGGGCAGACGCCAGCAAGAGGACTTGACCCAGTCGAGACATGGTGCGCCAAGGAACTTGGGGGCGGCAGAGACTGTAATCGACGAAAGAAACGATTGGACAGAGGGCGCGGACAAGGCAGGCAAAGTGTGTTGCGTTTGCGTGCCTGACTGTCTGACTAGAACCTCCAATGATGAACGCCTGTCTGAGGGCTGGCGGTGCGGCGGGAAAGATGCGAGCGAGTGAGGCAGAGAGACGAGCGGGCAGAAACCCATGGACTTATAACATCCACGTGGGAACGTCGCATTCTTGGTCTCCTTTGGCCATGACGCCTCACATAATgcttacctacctatctgCCTCCTtgtctgcctgcctacctacaTGTATGGGTTCGATCCCATGAGCGAAATACCACACTGCGGCTGCCAATAGTTCTCGGTCAATACTCCTCTACTCGCCCGAAACCCATCGCATTCCCCCCTTCGTTCCCTGCAACTGTGGGCGGAGACTGCGGTCGATGGCGGCATGGCCATCATGTTCAACCTGATTACGCGGGATGGtgggagggaaagggagggacATAAGCACGAGAACGGACTCTAGTCCGCCCCTGGCGCATTTGGTTCCGTGGACCGGGGGGGGCGTTGGTTGACTTGGCTGGATGTTGTGTACTCCATGGAATCATGTTGGAACCGTGACTGGCATGAAGAGAGACAAGGAGTGACTAAGAGCGACCAATGTCAGTGGCGAGTCGTAAGCCCCGCGTCGGGGGTTGCAACGGCACGACTTGGGCGACTGGGGTCATCTCGGCATTGAACAACACCGCAGGGTCtgtctccttctctctctctttctctttgcCTCTCCTCCAGGATCGCGGACGCAGGTTTCTCCAAGACGTGTTTCCCGCGTGCTGTTGCAGACTGGACACCAGGAAACAGAGTCCATGGTCTTTGACAAAGTCGGCCACACCTTGCTTCGATAAGCAAAGTTTTAAACTCGTCCAAACAAGCTCGTGTGTCCCTCGTCCCAAGTCGGCGGGCGGTTAAGGCGGTTAATCGACCTGTTCCCAAAGCTATTGGTCTGAAGTAGAAAGGATCCATGAGGCGAAGAGAGTCTCGGGGCCTGGAGATCATTCATCTCGGACAAGCCCCCCCTAGTAAACCTTCGGTACGCTTTGTCCCCCTTTCTCAACTCCGCCCACTCCTCCCTGTTGCCCTGTTCTGCAAGAAGGTCCATTCCGGCAGCCCGCGTCCAGTGAGTCCCCCGCTGCAGAAATCAGGGGTCCCCGAGCCCCAATTACTGAGACTCGTATGCTGAGAAGTTGAGGGATTTCCGCAGAAGCTATCCATCTATCCACAAAATAAGGGATGTGGATAGCGAGCCGGAGCGCTCATGGGGAAGAAAAACAGACCTTATTCGGGCGATCTGCCAGCGGATCCGTCTGGGAACCCCTTCGTTACCTGCCAGAGTGAAATCGGATCGTGTTGTTTAAAAAGATCGATCAACCCATCTGGGAATCTCACCAATGTGTGTCGTACATGCATTGAAAAACCTCTGCTGCAAGTCATCCAAGACGACATGAACACCACAGAAAGCCAGGAGGGGGAAGGCCAAGGGGAGGGCTTCCTCTCTACAACAGAACATAGAACATAATTGCCCGAAGTCTCGAGCTGTGCCTACGCGGCACAGCTAAACTCTCTTTGAGAAGCAACCCTGTCTAGACGACAACCAAGGCACCGCGCGTACCACGGAAATCACTACTGCCGCCAAGCGCCCCCAGGGCCTCGACCCGAGTCGCCCATCGCTTACATACGATTCATGATTCAAATCATTATCCATGTCATATGCACGGCTGATACCGCTAAAGGCTCGCCGGGTTCCACTTCAACAGGCGACCTTGCTCGCCGAGTTGCCGTCCCTCACAATCCTCGGGAGGAATTCTCTCGGCCCAGGCGACGAATCAGAGGGGAACGTCGTATCGACAGTCGTCGGTAAGCCGTAGCGTACATTGCGCAAAGTGTTTGTATACGCGACAAGAGGACGGCCAGACCTTGTAGTCGACCCTCCGGCCCCGTTTGCCGGAcacggcgaggccgccttACTCAAATTGTCGTTCTCTGCGAAGCGGGCTTGTCCGCTCCCTGTCCCACCGCGAAGCGTCCGACGCGTTCCCTTGCCGTGATGTGTGCGTCCATGGGGAAAATTGCGTCCTGCGGCTGGCCTAGACCAAAGCCCATTGCCAACAAAAAGGGGCCTAGCCCGAAAGTATAACCGTAGACTGGGGGAGTGGGAGGCAGTAGATGCTGTGGTGAGCATTTACGAGGAGCAGTGGTCATCTCCAAGACTGAACGCTGGGTCAGATCCCACATCTCGGCTACGAGGAGAGCACCGACAAGTTAGTGTCTTGTCCATGTGTGCCATTATTATCCCGAACACGTTATGTTATGCTGTGTTGTGTTCCTGGTATCAGTCGCATCTTACAAGCAATGCCACGCTGTCCTGGGCAGTCCGCCGTGCCAACCAGAGAAAGAATGCCAACGATTCCGGTTCTTGTTCAGAGATGGCAGGCCTAAAGCTGTCGAGCTACCTAACACAACTTGTAACCCCTTGCTTGCAGCCAAAAGCCGGCTCCAGACAGACACCTGATATTTGGTTGCCTGTCGTGTTCGAGAATGTGTCATCCCTGCTCGCCACCCTGGCATCTTCTCGAACCGCAATCCCGTCATTGTCCATCCACGAATAGCCGAGTCCAGTCTTGCAGAAAAGCCAAGGTCTGGGTAGTTGGAACCCTTGCAACTTAGCTGGTACGACTCTCATAGAATGGAAGGTTTTACATAGCGGAGGAGTGTCCCTGAATCGGCTGCTGAGCGCCCTCTGCTCCGGTCAGGGACGCAGCGATGTTACCTATCTGACGGAGATTTGAAGAGTCTTGGCAAGATTTTCTGCAGAGCAAGCCTTGCTATTACCATGTTCCTGTGGCCCGTGGAAACCTCGGACGGGGATCTTGCGAGACAGGTCCGTCTCAACTGACAACCCGGCCTGACATTGAAGCAGGGCCTGTCAGTACTAAGTTTCAACTGACGAGATCAGAATCTGGACTCCTACTACCTCTAGAGAACACCTAGTCCAGTTCAGCATCACTTCCAATCCTACCCAgtagggagaaggggacCGGTGGCAGGCCCTCTCCTATTCTAGGCAAAAAAGATGAGCCCATACGCTCGATATCACTGGTAGAGCCGTCTTGAATGTATCCCATTTTCACCTTCGAAAGGTACACTCCCTTCACCATCGGCCCGTACAACGGCCAAGGTTGCAGGCCTTAGACGACGCAAAGACTTGTGTGTATAACTCACAGGGGCATCCCCCGCGGATCCCGCCGCATAACTTCAGCCGCCGACTCTTCTcgtcaacccccccccccccccccttccccacCTGTTTGCTTCTCTCCCCGGATCTTGGTCAATTTCCTTTATTATACTCCATCGCCAAGGCCCGCGAAGGCTCAAACTTCCTCCTGCCTTCGACCTTGAAAAGCTTCTCCTTTCATCCCGTCCGGGTTGCTTCGAGGAGGGACAGAGTCACAACAGCCATGATCGAGTTTATGGCCAGACGGGCCGTCCAGGCTCGCTGggccgatgtcgaggacctgccgtcgtcgcctctGCAGAAGGCCATCATGGCGATCCTCTTTGGCTTCACCCTGACCGCGTTCTTGACCTGGGCGCTGAGGATGTACAGCAAGGTCTCGTCCAAGCAGATAGGGCTGGGTGAGTTTTGTCATATGCGTCTATTCCGATGTCCTTGTTGCTCCACGAGCTTAACGCTGATAAAGTTTAGATGACTGGTTCATGACCGGAGCCATGGTGAGGCAACGTCGGCAGAGTGCCGATCGCCAGACTACGCAACGTCCCTGCTAGCATTTCTGACGTTGTTTGTGCTTAGTTCTTCTCCGTGGCTCTGCTCGCCCCGACGTACATGTTCTTCAAGTACTACTACGCCGGCTTCCCGACATCGTCCTTGCCCGAGGACTGGGACCCTTCCCCGATGCTCTTCTGGAACTGGATCATGCAGGTGTTCTACAACCcgatcctcgccctcgtcaagTCGTCGGTGCTGGTCTTCCTGCTCCGGCTGGGCGGCCACAAGCCCGGTGTGCGGTACGCCATCTACACCCTCAACACGGTCAACCTGGCCACCATGGTCGCCATCTTCTTGGTCGTGCTGTTCCAGACCATTCCGATCAACGCCTTCTGGGACCCGACGATCCCCAAGCAGAGGGAGATCGACGGCCCTCTGTTCTACATCGtcagcgccatcatcaccatcatcaccgactTTTTtgtcctcgccatcccctTTTGGATCTTCCTCGGGCTCAAGATGCGCATGGCCGCCAAGATAGGCCTCATTGTGGTGTTTCTCGCGGGTGGCGTGTAAGAATTTCCAAGGAGCTTATGATAGTCGCGCCCGTCTCTCCGTCGGCGTGTCGAGAGATGTCTCTGCTAACCGTGGGGCCCCAAAAGATCGATCGTGGTGGCCATCCTCCGCGTCCACGAGCTGCGCAGGAAGCTGTACAACCTGGACCCCAGCTACGACGCGCGCAACGGCATCGGCGACACGTACAGCGCCATCGATGTGAACCTCTCCATTATCGCCGCCTGCATCCCGGCGTTGAGGCCGCTCTTCCGCCGGTGGATGCCGGGCATGTTTTCCAATAAGAGCAGCGCGGACAACGCGGGCTATAacagcggcgccggcggcgggcagtACGCGCGctacggcgccggcaccgggAACGGCACGGGCAATGGCCGGATCAACAGGAACACGGTCGGCAACGGATTCCCGATGAAGGACATGCGCAGCATGCACACGGAGATTAGGGGCCACTCGCCAGACGGCAGCGAGGAAGAGATCATGACGTTTAACGGCATCATCAGGACGACCAATGTGAGAAGCAACAAAATGGAGAATgaggtgatgatgatggcagCGGTATGAGGTTGCTAATATCCTCACAGGTCCACGTCACGTACAACGATTCGAACTCGATCATGACGGACAAGGAGTCGGGGGCGGAACGTGTCGATCCCGAGAAGCCGGTAAGGCACAACAGCAACTTTGGCCTGGGCTCCAACGTCTGAGataaggaagaaaaaaaagggactACTGGCGCAGGGTTTGCGTAACCCAACTTGGTGTATACGCTGGTTCCCAATGTCTGGTCTCAGGCAGACCCCCCGGTACACTACTACCTACCGACATGGGACCGGTATTGAAGACTCTGACGCTTACGGCTGTTTTATATTTCATTTGTCTGTTGCCGAGGATTGAAAGAGACTGGGCCAGTGTGCTCGCTAATTACACATCGGGGCTCGACAGCTCGCTCAAGTGGTTGTAGCAGTTCAGTAGTACGAAATATCGATTTGTTTGAGCAGGATCCATTTTCCGCACCACGACTCTCAATGAACTGCCTACTTACAGCTCTGTTACCAGCTTCGCagcctcagcttctgctacTAGACACTACCATGGAACGCCGAGCCGTAACATAATGTGTGATGATCACCATACGGCTGGGAATGAGAGAACGAATCGTGGTTGATCTTTCTAAGACTTATTCTACACGACGGTTCGGGTTGAAATACCTACATGTGAGATCGGTCACGTGGCACCTTCGTGTGACTCGTGCGAGTCGTGTCATACAACGTGACTTACGGAGCAGTTCTGCTTCACGACAAATGTGCTGTTATGGATGGTTTTACAGAAAGGTGGGCATCCACAGCAGATCCACTGACTAGAGCCGGAACATATTCTCCGTAACCTAGGTATGCCAAGAAGGGCCCGCTCTGCGCACCCTATACCATGGTATGTGGTAAGTGAAGCCCAATTGGCCTATGCGCTGCCTGATCTTATATCAGTAATGAAGAAAGAGGAAAATGCTAGAAGTACTGTGATGCTGAACTAACCAGAAAtaggatggcggcggcattgaCTTTGCCCCTCGGTACCTGGTAGGGGGGTTAAACTTTTGCCTCCTACCACATGAGACAGAGGTTGCAGGGCCTTTCTCTATTTTACCGAGTTCAAGCCACTTTCAACTCATGGTATTTGCGCCCATACGCAGTCCTTTACGACGACTTCTGCTTTTACTTTTTGCTTTACTTGTCTCCTACTTCCCTACAGATCTTAGATATGTAGGTTAGCAACTTGCTGGCCCTGCAGTGTGTAGCAACTATCAAGCCACACCTTGCTGCAGTAGCCGTTAGCCCTGTAGGCGCGCAGCCTATCTCTCCTATTAGAATGCAACAGCTGCCAGGAGGGCTGCTTCAACTTACTTCCAATTAATAATCCAGTCATTATTTCAGCACcaatttatttataataaagTGTCCCGCCGAGTTCTTGGTCCAAAATGTGTCGACAAAAGTTTGCTAATCACCGCAGCCTCAAAAACCTTCATCCAGCCCGTTCATCTCTGCCTCAAGAAAGGACGCCCCTGTGAAGTGCCACTCTGAACAGCCAATACTAACGGACAAGCCGGAGGCGGGGCGCATATTTCCGACTCAATGTCCTGTGCTCTCGAAGCAAAGCGCCGTCGGTGGGAGGCTGTCCTTCTGCTCAACGTCTCGGCCACCCGAGGACCCCGGCTTTGGAAGCGAGCGGCACCAAAGGAGGGAGCCGTCAAGCCAGGCCCCCTGGCCGTTGATCTGCTCCTGATATTGAAAATTGCCCATAATAGTTTGAAGATGCATTAAATGTACTTTAAAATGTTCTGTCATCATATTTACTAACAAGATTAGATCCCCTCTGAATGGTGATGACAAGTAGTCTGCATGATGCTAGAAGATTACTCAGTACTTTGGCCGATCTGGGGAATAATGGACAACATGAAAAACTTTTTCATGTCTGCTTCTTTCGGACACGTTAAAAAGGCCAGAGGTGTCTTGATACTCAGAGAAATATAATAAGGATCAATTTTAGGCAGCCGAGGACGTTCTTTTGCACACGCTTTCTTTTCCCCCGTTACAATGAGGTCTCTATCACTTCTCAATATCCTCTTCATCCTACTGTTAGGTGCATTCGCCGGCATACTAGAGGACAAGGGATACGAAGTCAGAGTCACAAACGGCATGTACGAGGTATTTTCCAAGCACTTCGACGATGAACTAGCCGTCAACTCCGTCAAGTTCAGCCCGGACAGCAAGTCGATGACTATCTACAGAGCCTACAACGGTTGGGAAGACGCACATCCTGGGAAGATGAGACTGTCCGAAGTTCTCCAGGCCCTCTGTGAGG includes these proteins:
- a CDS encoding Restculine oxidase; this translates as MSRLGQVLLLASALPLAWAQTIVVDDTVLEANESTVAPAAESVFTAASDLLDEESVQLTDAVLANLTDLSLSNISLFDFDTTAAREKRSGAARTFNKCKTYPGDFLWPSKPVWNIFNLLTGFAVSETVPIGASCFDDYGNYDATRCEYITNQWTNSTIHADDPTSIMSPLYQGLTCMPPSVDNSSAGTCTVGGFPSYVVKATNVAQIQLAVNFARNLNLRLVVKNTGHDFNGRSTGSGALSIWTHLLKSISFHKAYTTPSYAGPAIKVAAGVQGFELYEAAERFGVTAVGGEGMTVGFAGGYLAGGGHSPLSPKYGIAADSVLSIDVVTPDGRFVTANEKQNTELFWALRGGGGNTFGVVTSYVVKAYPKLDTVAVMTFSFSTSETVSHDAFWAGVKAYWEGLPTWNAAGNYEYWNIFHTGPGSLTFTMLPWFAPNMTLAELKALTAPLFAKWAELGIVVDPVYTEHKSFLPAWKAGFPKEIVGGTAAKTACRLFPTENFSDAAKFDATFEALKGLSDKGGQIIGFGITGGPGPYPDNAVNPAWRGSAMFAISVLQWDVGTPAEVAAEKSKLLTNEWMQPWRDVTPGGGGYASEGDVTEPDFQQSFYGTEKYARLLALKNKIDPTGVFYANLGVGSESWYVTRQLEGLPTQNGRLCRV
- a CDS encoding CFEM domain-containing protein; this translates as MIEFMARRAVQARWADVEDLPSSPLQKAIMAILFGFTLTAFLTWALRMYSKVSSKQIGLDDWFMTGAMFFSVALLAPTYMFFKYYYAGFPTSSLPEDWDPSPMLFWNWIMQVFYNPILALVKSSVLVFLLRLGGHKPGVRYAIYTLNTVNLATMVAIFLVVLFQTIPINAFWDPTIPKQREIDGPLFYIVSAIITIITDFFVLAIPFWIFLGLKMRMAAKIGLIVVFLAGGVSIVVAILRVHELRRKLYNLDPSYDARNGIGDTYSAIDVNLSIIAACIPALRPLFRRWMPGMFSNKSSADNAGYNSGAGGGQYARYGAGTGNGTGNGRINRNTVGNGFPMKDMRSMHTEIRGHSPDGSEEEIMTFNGIIRTTNVRSNKMENEVMMMAAVHVTYNDSNSIMTDKESGAERVDPEKPVRHNSNFGLGSNV